A window of the Gordonia humi genome harbors these coding sequences:
- a CDS encoding low temperature requirement protein A, producing the protein MPVRTQLQRMVGRDPDEGERAGSGLEVFYDLIFVVLFSVGGVQLADHLAEGKVFTAVVGYLLVSFAAIWAWINFAWFASAFDTDDPWFRLSVLVQMIGVSVMAVGIPPVFSSIDAGAHIDMKVIVFGYMVMRLGLVPQWLRAARQSEKYRKTCITYAAACIVAQVGWTVVALAPTGLTATIIAVAVCAAIEFLGPVIAETTMTTTPWNPYHITERYSTLIVITLGEGVVGTVAVIQAQIGRTGWTLQTAVLGVTALGVTFAMWWLYTIMPNGEALDEHRNRCFPWGYGMVPVFMACASVGAGMHLIAKWIEGETGDSDLMVVLAVAIPLAVFTVGIIMAHYYLVGHCGMEIVLIVVALLPVLLGVVLVAAGVPLLIAVVVGSFAPVLPTLVIEFSEKFEPATL; encoded by the coding sequence GTGCCAGTGCGAACACAGTTGCAACGGATGGTCGGACGCGATCCGGACGAGGGCGAACGGGCGGGTAGCGGTCTCGAGGTCTTCTACGACCTCATCTTCGTCGTCCTCTTCTCGGTCGGAGGTGTCCAACTCGCCGACCACCTGGCCGAGGGCAAGGTGTTCACCGCCGTCGTCGGCTACCTCCTGGTGTCGTTCGCGGCGATCTGGGCGTGGATCAACTTCGCCTGGTTCGCGTCGGCGTTCGACACCGACGACCCGTGGTTCCGCCTGTCGGTGCTCGTCCAGATGATCGGCGTCTCGGTGATGGCCGTCGGGATCCCGCCGGTCTTCTCGTCCATCGACGCGGGCGCGCACATCGACATGAAGGTCATCGTGTTCGGCTACATGGTGATGCGCCTCGGTCTGGTTCCGCAGTGGCTGCGGGCCGCGCGGCAGTCCGAGAAGTACCGGAAGACGTGCATCACCTATGCGGCGGCCTGCATCGTCGCGCAGGTCGGGTGGACCGTGGTGGCGCTGGCGCCGACGGGTCTGACGGCCACGATCATCGCCGTGGCCGTCTGCGCGGCGATCGAGTTCCTCGGGCCGGTGATCGCCGAGACCACGATGACCACGACGCCGTGGAACCCGTACCACATCACCGAGCGGTACTCGACTCTCATCGTGATCACCCTCGGCGAGGGCGTCGTCGGCACGGTCGCCGTCATTCAGGCGCAGATCGGTCGGACGGGCTGGACACTGCAGACCGCCGTCCTCGGCGTCACCGCACTCGGTGTCACTTTCGCCATGTGGTGGCTCTACACGATCATGCCGAACGGGGAAGCGCTCGACGAGCATCGCAACCGCTGCTTCCCGTGGGGGTACGGCATGGTTCCGGTGTTCATGGCGTGCGCCTCGGTCGGTGCCGGCATGCACCTGATCGCCAAATGGATCGAGGGCGAGACCGGCGACTCGGATCTGATGGTGGTGCTCGCCGTCGCGATTCCGTTGGCGGTATTCACCGTCGGCATCATCATGGCGCACTACTACCTCGTCGGACACTGCGGTATGGAGATCGTCCTCATCGTCGTCGCGCTACTGCCGGTCCTGCTCGGCGTGGTACTCGTGGCGGCCGGCGTGCCTCTGCTCATCGCCGTCGTCGTCGGATCGTTCGCACCGGTGCTGCCGACGCTCGTCATCGAATTCAGTGAGAAGTTCGAACCCGCTACGCTGTGA
- the purD gene encoding phosphoribosylamine--glycine ligase, giving the protein MRALVIGSGGREHALLLGLSRDPSVTELHAAPGNAGTAVIATNHPVDANSGDAVVALAREIGADLVVVGPEMPLVHGVADALRDAGIAVFGPNAAAARIEGSKAFAKDVMAAAGVNTARAESVTSVDDVDAALDRFGPTWVVKDDGLAAGKGVVVTPDRDAAREHAVAVISGGNPVLLESFLDGPEVSLFCLVDGETVVPLLPAQDHKRVGDDDEGPNTGGMGAYTPLPWLPEGMVDRIVGEVCRPVAAEMVKRGVPFSGLLYAGLAIGSDGPAVVEFNCRFGDPETQAVLDMLETPLGEVLGSVANGTLADLPELRWFDGSAVVVVLAAENYPGSPRTGDPVTGADTEGVLHAGTKLVDGQVVSSGGRVLSVVGRGADLAQARAQAYERLAKVSLPGAHFRTDIGKAAEDGRISL; this is encoded by the coding sequence GTGCGCGCACTGGTGATCGGCTCGGGCGGCCGCGAACACGCCCTTCTCCTCGGACTCTCCCGCGACCCGTCGGTGACGGAGCTGCACGCGGCTCCCGGCAACGCGGGGACCGCGGTCATCGCGACCAACCATCCCGTCGACGCGAACTCCGGCGACGCCGTCGTCGCCCTGGCGCGTGAGATCGGTGCCGATCTGGTGGTCGTCGGGCCGGAGATGCCGCTGGTGCACGGAGTGGCCGACGCCCTGCGTGACGCGGGGATCGCCGTGTTCGGTCCGAACGCCGCCGCCGCGCGGATCGAGGGGTCCAAGGCGTTCGCCAAGGACGTGATGGCCGCGGCCGGTGTGAACACCGCGCGCGCCGAGAGCGTCACCTCGGTCGACGACGTCGACGCCGCACTCGACCGCTTCGGACCCACCTGGGTCGTCAAGGACGACGGTCTGGCCGCGGGCAAGGGCGTCGTCGTGACACCCGACCGCGACGCCGCCCGCGAACACGCTGTGGCCGTCATCTCCGGGGGCAACCCGGTGCTCCTGGAGAGCTTCCTCGACGGACCCGAGGTGTCCCTGTTCTGTCTGGTCGACGGTGAGACCGTCGTCCCGCTGCTCCCCGCGCAGGATCACAAGCGCGTCGGCGACGACGACGAGGGACCCAACACCGGCGGCATGGGCGCCTACACGCCGCTGCCGTGGCTGCCCGAGGGCATGGTCGACCGCATCGTCGGCGAGGTGTGCAGACCCGTGGCCGCCGAGATGGTCAAGCGAGGCGTGCCCTTCTCCGGTCTGCTGTACGCCGGGCTGGCGATCGGGTCCGACGGCCCCGCCGTCGTCGAATTCAATTGCCGTTTCGGCGATCCCGAGACCCAGGCCGTCCTCGACATGCTCGAGACGCCGCTCGGTGAGGTCCTCGGCTCCGTCGCGAACGGCACCCTCGCCGACCTTCCCGAGCTGCGCTGGTTCGACGGCAGCGCCGTCGTGGTGGTCCTGGCCGCCGAGAACTACCCCGGCAGTCCGCGCACCGGCGACCCCGTCACCGGCGCCGACACCGAGGGCGTCCTGCACGCCGGTACCAAGCTCGTCGACGGACAGGTGGTCTCGTCCGGAGGTCGAGTCCTGTCCGTCGTCGGCCGCGGCGCCGACCTCGCGCAGGCCCGCGCCCAGGCCTACGAGCGTCTGGCGAAGGTCTCCCTGCCCGGTGCGCACTTCCGCACCGACATCGGCAAGGCCGCCGAGGACGGTCGCATCAGCCTGTAG